The Oncorhynchus kisutch isolate 150728-3 unplaced genomic scaffold, Okis_V2 scaffold3385, whole genome shotgun sequence genomic interval AGACTATGCCCAGCGTCACCCTCTGGATCACCAGCAGGTAGATGCCCAGGGGCAGGGACCCGAAGTAGAACAACCCCAGGAGCCACACCAGGATCCGGGGGACGTGCGAACACATCTTTGACAGGGCTTCCTGAACCTCCTGCCCGTTGGAGCCCACAGAGATAGAGTCCAGGCTGTGCTCTGTGAAGTGGTCTGAGCTGCCCAGGCCCCCGTGCCCCGTGTCCCTCTGAACCTCCATGATAGTGATCACCAGGCAGTTGGAGGAGTGAAgcgagggggaggtggaggacaGGCTCTCGGGGGTGAGGGTCACCTCTTGGTCGGAGCTCCAGGACTTATCCCTGACAGCCAGGCAGGATATGACGTTGGAGTCGTCGGGGAGGCCCGACACCTCGTATTCGCTGACCTCTGTTTCGTGTCGGCAGAAGGGGCAGGAAATGCAGCCCAAGACGTCCCCCGTGTCCAGGATCTTGTTGAGGCAGCGGGCACACACCCGGTGGAGGCAGTCCAGGATCTTGGGCCTGCGGTTGTGGACATTGTAACGCTGGTAACAGATCTTACACTCCAGCCCGTCTGTGATTGGTGGGGTCGGGCTCAGGGTGGGGGTGGTGACAGGGGTGACGGTGGAGGGGGGCATCTCATCCGGGTCAGGCTGAGGAACACTCATCATGGACGCATGCtctgaggaagggagggagagattgagggagggagagagagggagggagagagggggtggagagaaagggagggagtgagagggatggagagagatagatggagggatggagagagggagggagagatagagggagggagtgagagggatggagagagatagatggagagagggagggagggagagagagggagagagggagagagagagggagggagagagagggagagagggagagagagggagagagggagagagagagagagagggagagagagagagagagggagagagagagagagggagagagagagagggagagagagagagagagagggagagagagggagagagagggagagagagagagagggagagggatggagagagagagggagggagagagagggagagagggagagagagggagagagggagagagagggagagagggagagagggggagagagggggggagagagagagagagggagagagagggagagagagagagagggagggagggagagggagagagagagagagagagagagagagagagagagagagagagggccccgTTGTTGCACATGGAAATAAAACGAACCTATAGAAATGGAAGGTTCTGAGACGTATTGACAGTTTGACTGGAAGGTTCTGAGACATATTGACAGTTTGACTGGAAGGTTCTGAGACATATTGACAGTTTCACTGGAAGGTTCTGAGACATATTGACAGTTTGACTCGAAGGTTCTGAGACATATTGACAGTTTGACTGGAAGGTTCTGAGACATATTGACAGTTGAAGGTTCTGAGACATATTGACAGTTTGACTGTAAGGTTCTGAGACATATTGACAGTTTGCCTGGAAGGTTCTGTTGATTCCAACAGTCCAGTAttttccctccctccaacccagCTGGTCGTTAGATTGGGACAGTAAAGGACACCATGTTGATtcaccatgttgactccaacagtCCAGTAttttccctccctccaacccgGCTGGACGTTAGATTGGGACAGTAAAGGACACCATGTTGATtcaccatgttgactccaacagtCCAGTAttttccctccctccaacccgGCTGGACGTTAGATTGGGACAGTAAAGGACACCATGTTGACTCACCATGTTGATTCCAACAGTCCAGTAttttccctccctccaacccgggagagagagagagagagagagagagagagagagaagttaggtAATTTCTTTACACCTTATGGTACATTTTTCAAGTTCATTAAAGAGGTCAAAGGTGCATGAATATTTTCACAATTTCaaaaacattcatgaaaatgaaTTTCTCAATATCAAGTAATATATAATATTAGTGTGACTGACTGCTCAGAGACGGGTTAGCGTGGCTGACTGCTCAGAGATGGGTTAGTGTGGCTGACTGCTCAGAGACGGGTTAGCCTGGCTGACTGCTCAGAGACGGGTTAGCCTGGCTGACTACTCAGAGACAGGTTAGTGTGGTTGTTCAGAGACGGGGTAGCCTGGCTGACTGCTCAGAGACGGGTTAGTGTGACTGACTGCTCAGAGACAGGTTAGCGTGGCTGACTGCTCAGAGACGGGTTAGCCTGGCTGACTACTCAGAGACGGGTTAGTGTGACTGACTGCTCAGAGACGGGTTAGTGTGACTGACTGCTCAGAGACGGGTTAGCCTGGCTGACTACTCAGAGACAGGTTAGTGTGGTTGTTCAGAGACGGGTAGCCTGGCTGACTACTCAGAGACAGGTTAGCGTGGCTGACTGCTCAGAGACGGGTTAGTGTGGTTGTTCAGAGACAGGTTAGCGTGGCTGACTGCTCAGAGAAGGGTTACCCTATGGTGAAGCCCATTGGTGGAGAGTGGACTGTAGCCTTGGAGAGGTGTTTTATTTATGGGTAGATTGCTATTTCTGTCGTGAGTTTATTTTTGGACTTGGCGCTAGTCTGTGCATTATTAAATCCAGTCAAATACAACCGTGACTTCTATACACACCATGATATAttcaggatggagagagagagatggggagagagatggggggttagagggggagagagatgggggggttagagggagagagagatggggagagagaagggggttagatggagaaagagatgggggggttagagggagagagagatggggggttagagggggagagagatggggggagagagagatggggcttagatggagagagagatggggggagggagagatggggcttagatggagagagagatggggggagagagagatggggcttagatggagagagagatggggggagagagagatggggcttagatggagagagagatggggagagagagatggggcttagatggagagagagatggggcttagatggagagagagagattggagagagaaggggagttaGATGGAGAAAGATGGGGGTTtgatggggagagaaggggggttagaagggaagagagaaggggggttagatggagagagatggagggagagagatgaaggggatgggagagatggagagagagaagaggggttagagggagagagatggagggagagaaggggggttagagggagagagatggatggagagaagaggggttagagggagagagatggagggagagaaggggggttagagggagagagatggagaaagagaagaggggttagagggagagagatggagggagagagatggatggagagagatggagggagagaagggtggttagagggagagagatggggggttagagggagagagatagagggagagaaggggggttagagggagagagatggagggagagaaggggggttagagggagagagatggggtgatagagatggggagggagaagagggagcgatggagagggagagggtgttagatggagaggtggagagagaagggggttagagggagagagatggagagagaagaggggttagagggagagagatggagaaagagaagaggggttagagggagagagatggagagagagagaagaggggttagagggagagagatgaaggggatgggagagatggagagagagaagaggggttagagggagagagatgaaggggatgggagagatggagagagagaagaggggttagagggagagagatgaaggggatgggagaggtggagagagagaagaggggttagagggagagagatgaaggggatgggagaggtggagagagagaagaggggttagagggagagagatggagagagagagaagaggggttagagggagagagatggagagagagaagaggggttagagggagagagatgaaggggatgggagaggtggagagagagaagaggggttagagggagagagatgaaggggatgggagagatggagagagagaagaggggttagagggagagagatgaaggggatgggagaggtggagagagagaagaggggttagagggagagagatggagagagagagaagaggggttagagggagagagatgaaggggatgggagaggtggagagagagaagaggggttagagggagagagatggagagagagagaagaggggttagagggagagagatgaaggggatgggagagatggagagagagagaagaggggttagagggagagagatgaaggggatgGGAGAGGTGATACTGTTATTATTGAAGATTATTTATAGGAGTTGAAAAAAGAATCCGGTCTGATCATAAAGAATAATGTCTGCTAGGACCTATTTTATCATATGAGCAGTACATTTAGACAACACCGATGGGTGAGGGGCCTCCCATGTGTTTTAATAGACCGGGTCTTTTTACTGCCCCGCCCCTCTGCTTCCTGGCTGAAAGGTTCATTGTTGATTTGCACAGCAGCAGCTCTGCTCTCTCCTCAGCTGTCTCTCTGAGGACTGACAGACACCCTAGAGGGAGGGAGCGGTGGCTGTCTCTCTGTGGCCGACTGACACCCTAGAGGGAGGGAGCGGTGGCTGTCTCTCTGTGGCCGACTGACACCCTAGAGGGAGGGAGCGGTGGCTGTCTCTCTGTGGAAGAGGACCGACTGACACCCTAGAAGGAGGGAGCGGTGGCTGTCTCTCTGAGGACCGACTGACACCCTAGAGGGAGGGAGCGGTGGCTGTCTCTCTGAGGACCGACTGACACCCTAGATGGAGGGAGCGGTGGCTGTCTCTCTGAGGACCGACTGACACCCTAGAGGGAGGGAGCGGTGGCTGTCTCTCTGTGGAAGAGGACCGACTGACACCCTAGAGGGAGGGAGCGGTGGCTGTCTCTCTGTGGAAGAGGACCGACTGACACCCTAGAGGGAGGGAGCGGTGGCTGTCTCTCTGTGGAAGAGGACCGACTGACACCCTAGAGGGAGGGAGCGGTGGCTGTCTCTCTGAGGACCGACTGACACCCTAGAGGGAGGGAGCGGTGGCTGTTTCTCTGTGGAAGAGGACCGACTGACACCCTAGAGGGAGGGAGCGGTGGCTGTCTCTCTGAGGAAGAGGACTGACTGACACCCTAGAGGGAGGGAGCGGTGGCTGTCTCTCTGAGGAAGAGGACCGACTGACACCCTAGAGGGAGGGAGCGGTGGCTGTCTCTCTGTGGAAGAGGACTGACTGACACCCTAGAGGGAGGGAGCGGTGGCTGTCTCTCTGTGGAAGAGGACCGACTGACACCCTAGAAGGAGGGAGCGGTGGCTGTCTCTCTGAGGACCGACTGACACCCTAGAGGGAGGGAGCGGTGGCTGTCTCTCTGAGGACCGACTGACACCCTAGAGGGAGGGAGCGGTGGCTGTCTCTCTGAGGAAGAGGACTGACTGACACCCTAGAGGGAGGGAGCGGTGGCTGTCTCTCTGAGGAAGAGGACCGACTGACACCCTAGAGGGAGGGAGCGGTGGCTGTCTCTCTGAGGACCGACTGACACCCTAGAGGGAGGGAGCGGTGGCTGTTTCTCTGTGGAAGAGGACCGACTGACACCCTAGAGGGAGGGAGCGGTGGCTGTCTCTCTGAGGACCGACTGACACCCTAGAGGGAGGGAGCGGTGGCTGTCTCTCTGTGGAAGAGGACCGACTGACACCCTAGAGGGAGGGAGCGGTGGCTGTCTCTCTGTGGAAGAGGACTGACTGACACCCTAGAGGGAGGGAGCGGTGGCTGTCTCTCTGTGGAAGAGGACCGACTGACACCCTAGAGGGAGGGAGCGGTGGCTGTCTCTCTGAGGAAGAGTAACCATAGTAACACACCAAAACACCCTGTGCATGGTTTTACTGTTTCAGACATTTCCCTGGCTATGTAGTCAAGTAACCATAGTAACACACCAATAGGTTTTGCCAACATGCAACTTCCCCCAACATGTCTATGTTTTCCCTAAATGCTGCTGGGAGGATTCCTtgtttcctgcttattcccttctgatggtgtagactatattacatagatttattgtgatggtgtaggtagactatattacatggatttattgtgatggtgtaggtagactatattacatggatttattgtgatggtgtaggtagactatattacatggatttattgtgatggtgtaggctatattacatggatttattgtgatggtgtagactatattacatggatttattgtgatggtgtagactatattacatggatttattgtgatggtgtagactatattacatggatttattgtgatggtgtaggtagactatattacatggatttattgtgatggtgtaggtagactatattacatggatttattgtgatggtgtaggtagactatattacatggatttattgtgatggtgtagactatattacatggatttattgtgatggtgtaggtatggtgtaggtaggctatattacatggatttattgtgatggtgtagctagactatattacatggatttattgtgatggtgtagactatattacatggatttattgtgatggtgtaggtagactatattacatggatttattgtgatggtgtagactatattacatggatttattgtgaaggtgtagactatattacatggatttattgtgaaggtgtaggtagactatattacatggatttattgtgatggtgtaggtagactatattacatggatttattgtgatggtgtaggtagactatattacatggatttattgtgatggtgtaggtaggctatattacatggatttattgtgatggtgtaggtagactatattacatggatttattgtgaaggtgtagactatattacatggatttattgtgaaggtgtaggtagactatattacatggatttattgtgatggtgtaggtagactatattacatggatttattgtgatggtgtaggtaggctatattacatggatttattgtgatggtgtaggtagactatattacatggatttattgtgaaggtgtagactatattatatggatttattgtgatggtgtagactatattacatggatttattgtgatggtgtaggtagactatattacatggatttattgtgatggtgtaggtagactatattacatggatttattgtgatggtgtagactatattacatggatttattgtgatggtgtaggtagactatattacatggatttattgtgatggtgtagactattacatggatttattgtgatggtgtagactatattacatgtatttattgtgatggtgtagactatattacatggatttattgtgaaggtgtagactatattacatggatttattgtgatggtgtaggtagactatattacatggatttattgtgatggtgtcgactatattacatggatttattgtgatggtgtaggtagactatattacatggatttattgtgatggtgtaggtagactatattacatggatttattgtgatggtgtagactatattagatggatttattgtgatggtgtagactatataacatggatttattgtgatggtgtagactatattacatggatttattgtgatggtgtaggtagactatattacatggatttattgtgatggtgtaggtagattatattacatggatttattgtgatggtgtaggtagactatattacatggatttattgtgatggtgtaggtagactatattacatggatttattgtgatggtgtagactatattacattgatttattgtgatggt includes:
- the LOC109887528 gene encoding E3 ubiquitin-protein ligase RNF182-like, with the protein product MMSVPQPDPDEMPPSTVTPVTTPTLSPTPPITDGLECKICYQRYNVHNRRPKILDCLHRVCARCLNKILDTGDVLGCISCPFCRHETEVSEYEVSGLPDDSNVISCLAVRDKSWSSDQEVTLTPESLSSTSPSLHSSNCLVITIMEVQRDTGHGGLGSSDHFTEHSLDSISVGSNGQEVQEALSKMCSHVPRILVWLLGLFYFGSLPLGIYLLVIQRVTLGIVCVSLVPSSLTVCLVYGFCQCLCQGMCDCSSRG